GCCTATATCGACACGGTCGACCCCGGGCTGTGGCTGCTGCTGGCGGCGCACGAGACCGACCGCGATCGCCGCATCGCCGCCCGCGCGGTCGCGACGCACCTGGAGCGCAGCCGTACCCACGAGCGGTTGGTCCGCATCTACCGCAAGCTCAGCCGCGACTGCGCCGACCTGGACGACGCCCTGGCCGACCTGCGCGCGGACGTGGTGCCGGCGGGCCATGCGCTGGGAGAGGCGGAGCGGCGCGGCAACCTGGAGCTGCTGCACGCGCTGCGCGTCGCGCTGGTCCAGCAGCTCTGCCGGCTGGCCGTGCACATTCCCGACTTCAGCGCCCAGCATGGCACCACGCCCGAGGCGCTGGTCGCCCAGATCCTGCATCTCGACGTGGAGCACGCGGTCGATCAGCTGGAGCGCATCTTCCCGCGCACCGATCCGACCGCCACCGACCAGGGCTTCGGCGAGCCGGCGAGCTATCGCAGCGAGGAGACGCAGTCCTATCTGCGCGAGCACATCGAGATCTTCCAGCCGATCGACGCGCTCTATCGCCTGATCCGGCGGATCAGCAGCGGCGTTATCTACGACATCGGCGCGCTCGGCTGAACCGGAGAACCGACCCGCGGCTTGACGACCGGCGCGGCGATGCGGCGTTCTATTGCCCGGGGTCGCGCGGAGCCGGGTGGGGACGGGCATGAACGCCAGGCAGGTTGAAGACCAGAAGCGGAAGAAGCGGCGCGGCGGGGTGTTCTGGCGCCTGCGGCGCTGGTTCATCGCCGGCCTGCTGGCGACGGCGCCGATCGGGCTGACCGTCTGGCTGGTGCTGGCCATCGTCGACTGGATCGACCGGGCGGTGAAGCCGTTGCTGCCGCCGGGTTGGTGGCCGAGCCAGTATCTGCCGTTCGAGCTGCCCGGCGTCGGCCTGGTGGTGGCGCTGGTCGGCATCACCGTCATCGGCGCGCTGACCACCGGCTATCTCGGCCGGCTGCTGCGCAACAGCTACGAGGGGCTGCTCGGCCGTCTGCCGGTGGTGCGCGGCATCTATGCCTTCCTCAAGCAGGTTCTGGAGATGGTGTTCCAGAACCAGTCGGGCTCGTTCCGCGAGGTCGTGCTGTTCGAATATCCCCGCCACGGCACCTGGACGCTCGGCTTCATCACCGGCGTCACCCAGGGCGAGGTGCAGAGCCTGACCGAGGACGAACTGGTCAATGTGTTCGTGCCGACGACGCCGAACCCCACCTCCGGCTTCTTCCTGTTCGTGCCGCGCAAGGAACTGGTGGTGCTCAGCATGTCGGTGGAGGAGGGCATCAAGATGGTGGTCTCCGGCGGCATGGTGACGCCGGAGGACAAGCGCCCGGAGGAGGAGCGCGCCCAGCCGACGGTGGCCTCCTACCGCGACGGCGAGGCGCCGCGAATTGCCGCGCCCGGCGAGGACGCGGACGGGCAGGCCGAGAAACCGGCGGCCTGAGCGCGCCTGTCGCCCGGCGGTCAGCCGGAACGCAGCAGCGGAACCGCGGCGTCGCGCTCGAACAGGTACAGCAGCACCCGCAGCGCCTGGCCGCGCGGCGAGGCCAGCTCGGGATCGCGTTCCATCGCCAGCCGCGCGTCGTCGCGAGCCACCGGCAGCAGATCGGCGTGCGCCATCAGGTCGGCCACGCGCATCTGCGGCATGCCGGCCTGTTTCACGCCCAGCAGTTCGCCGCTGCCGCGCAGCCGGAGATCCTCCTCGGCGATGCGGAAGCCGTCGTCGGTCTCGCGCATCATCGCCAGCCGCGCCCGCGCGGTTTCGCCCAGCGGCGCCTGGTAGAGCAGCAGGCAGGTTCCGGGCCGGTTGCCGCGGCCGACCCGGCCGCGCAACTGGTGCAGCTGCGCCAGCCCGAAGCGTTCGGCAAGCTCGATCACCATGACGGTGGCGTCCGCCACGTCGACGCCGACCTCGATCACCGTGGTTGCGACCAGCACGTCGAGGGCGTCCGGGTCGTCGCGCGGCAGTGCCAGGCGCTGCACCGCCCGGTCCTTCTCCGGGCCCGACAGCCGGCCGTGCACAAGGCCGATCCGGTGCCGCAGCACGCGCGCCACCATCGCGTGCCGGTCGGCAGCGGCGGTCAGCGGCGACTGCTCCGACTCCTCGACCAGCGGGCACACCCAATAGACCTTGGCGCC
This Alphaproteobacteria bacterium DNA region includes the following protein-coding sequences:
- a CDS encoding DUF502 domain-containing protein gives rise to the protein MNARQVEDQKRKKRRGGVFWRLRRWFIAGLLATAPIGLTVWLVLAIVDWIDRAVKPLLPPGWWPSQYLPFELPGVGLVVALVGITVIGALTTGYLGRLLRNSYEGLLGRLPVVRGIYAFLKQVLEMVFQNQSGSFREVVLFEYPRHGTWTLGFITGVTQGEVQSLTEDELVNVFVPTTPNPTSGFFLFVPRKELVVLSMSVEEGIKMVVSGGMVTPEDKRPEEERAQPTVASYRDGEAPRIAAPGEDADGQAEKPAA